One region of Carya illinoinensis cultivar Pawnee chromosome 8, C.illinoinensisPawnee_v1, whole genome shotgun sequence genomic DNA includes:
- the LOC122318951 gene encoding uncharacterized protein LOC122318951 isoform X4 — MHRGALSLSGIDSEFAPRPLFSLSISNSESLSESIQILLILCSSYQIVMDVWSLHCLDFVMGISKTEVNLRRLLAAAPHQQNLAKLVHYVATLREQLEQVAEETTPEGLPRVSKAKVNEYSEKIEVIASKLTAPLSDMQVSEEPFAKTSTHESPSRTGVENHLLPTPGLRKRSVPGSNSEDRVHDNAEDHSSVPVKLDAAAQAHIKKHGKLQEDLTDEMVGLAQQLKESSLMISRSVENTEKILDSTEKAVEHSLASTGRANARAMEIYSLTSKTTCFTWLLIFVMTCIFIMVVLLIRVT, encoded by the exons ATGCATCGTGGCGCTCTTTCTCTCAGTGGAATTGACAGCGAATTTGCACCGAGACCATTGTTTTCGCTCTCTATAtcgaattctgaatctttgtcag AGAGTATTCAGATTCTTTTGATATTATGCTCTAGTTATCAGATCGTAATGGACGTATGGTCGCTACATTGCTTG GATTTTGTGATGGGAATCAGTAAAACAGAAGTGAACTTGAGGAGGTTGCTTGCAGCTGCACCTCATCAACAAAACCTGGCAAAACTTGTACAT TATGTTGCAACATTACGAGAACAATTGGAACAAGTAGCTGAAGAGACTACTCCTGAAGGCTTACCTAG GGTTTCAAAGGCCAAGGTGAATGAGTATTCAGAGAAGATCGAAGTGATTGCTTCCAAATTAACAGCCCCATTG TCTGATATGCAAGTATCTGAGGAGCCCTTTGCAAAGACAAGCACACATGAGAGCCCTTCTAGAACAGGAGTAGAAAATCATCTTCTCCCTACTCCTGGACTAAGAAAAAGATCTGT GCCTGGATCTAATTCTGAAGATAGAGTTCATGACAATGCTGAGGATCATTCATCAGTGCCTGTCAAACTGGATGCTGCCGCACAAGCACATATAAAAAAGCACGG AAAGCTTCAAGAGGACTTAACTGATGAAATGGTTGGACTGGCACAACAACTCAAGGAGAGTAGTCTAATGATAAGCCGGTCGGTGGAAAACACTGAAAAA ATACTTGATTCTACAGAGAAGGCTGTTGAGCATAGCTTGGCAAGCACTGGTCGTGCTAATGCACGGGCAATGGAGATATACTCTCTGACTTCTAAGACTACATGCTTCACATGGCTTCTGATCTTTGTGatgacatgcatttttattatgGTGGTACTTCTAATTCGCGTCACCTGA
- the LOC122318951 gene encoding uncharacterized protein LOC122318951 isoform X3, which yields MHRGALSLSGIDSEFAPRPLFSLSISNSESLSESIQILLILCSSYQIVMDVWSLHCLDFVMGISKTEVNLRRLLAAAPHQQNLAKLVHYVATLREQLEQVAEETTPEGLPRVSKAKVNEYSEKIEVIASKLTAPLAAQSDMQVSEEPFAKTSTHESPSRTGVENHLLPTPGLRKRSVPGSNSEDRVHDNAEDHSSVPVKLDAAAQAHIKKHGKLQEDLTDEMVGLAQQLKESSLMISRSVENTEKILDSTEKAVEHSLASTGRANARAMEIYSLTSKTTCFTWLLIFVMTCIFIMVVLLIRVT from the exons ATGCATCGTGGCGCTCTTTCTCTCAGTGGAATTGACAGCGAATTTGCACCGAGACCATTGTTTTCGCTCTCTATAtcgaattctgaatctttgtcag AGAGTATTCAGATTCTTTTGATATTATGCTCTAGTTATCAGATCGTAATGGACGTATGGTCGCTACATTGCTTG GATTTTGTGATGGGAATCAGTAAAACAGAAGTGAACTTGAGGAGGTTGCTTGCAGCTGCACCTCATCAACAAAACCTGGCAAAACTTGTACAT TATGTTGCAACATTACGAGAACAATTGGAACAAGTAGCTGAAGAGACTACTCCTGAAGGCTTACCTAG GGTTTCAAAGGCCAAGGTGAATGAGTATTCAGAGAAGATCGAAGTGATTGCTTCCAAATTAACAGCCCCATTG GCTGCGCAGTCTGATATGCAAGTATCTGAGGAGCCCTTTGCAAAGACAAGCACACATGAGAGCCCTTCTAGAACAGGAGTAGAAAATCATCTTCTCCCTACTCCTGGACTAAGAAAAAGATCTGT GCCTGGATCTAATTCTGAAGATAGAGTTCATGACAATGCTGAGGATCATTCATCAGTGCCTGTCAAACTGGATGCTGCCGCACAAGCACATATAAAAAAGCACGG AAAGCTTCAAGAGGACTTAACTGATGAAATGGTTGGACTGGCACAACAACTCAAGGAGAGTAGTCTAATGATAAGCCGGTCGGTGGAAAACACTGAAAAA ATACTTGATTCTACAGAGAAGGCTGTTGAGCATAGCTTGGCAAGCACTGGTCGTGCTAATGCACGGGCAATGGAGATATACTCTCTGACTTCTAAGACTACATGCTTCACATGGCTTCTGATCTTTGTGatgacatgcatttttattatgGTGGTACTTCTAATTCGCGTCACCTGA
- the LOC122318951 gene encoding uncharacterized protein LOC122318951 isoform X1, producing the protein MHRGALSLSGIDSEFAPRPLFSLSISNSESLSESIQILLILCSSYQIVMDVWSLHCLDFVMGISKTEVNLRRLLAAAPHQQNLAKLVHYVATLREQLEQVAEETTPEGLPRVSKAKVNEYSEKIEVIASKLTAPLAAQSDMQVSEEPFAKTSTHESPSRTGVENHLLPTPGLRKRSVYVNPWPGSNSEDRVHDNAEDHSSVPVKLDAAAQAHIKKHGKLQEDLTDEMVGLAQQLKESSLMISRSVENTEKILDSTEKAVEHSLASTGRANARAMEIYSLTSKTTCFTWLLIFVMTCIFIMVVLLIRVT; encoded by the exons ATGCATCGTGGCGCTCTTTCTCTCAGTGGAATTGACAGCGAATTTGCACCGAGACCATTGTTTTCGCTCTCTATAtcgaattctgaatctttgtcag AGAGTATTCAGATTCTTTTGATATTATGCTCTAGTTATCAGATCGTAATGGACGTATGGTCGCTACATTGCTTG GATTTTGTGATGGGAATCAGTAAAACAGAAGTGAACTTGAGGAGGTTGCTTGCAGCTGCACCTCATCAACAAAACCTGGCAAAACTTGTACAT TATGTTGCAACATTACGAGAACAATTGGAACAAGTAGCTGAAGAGACTACTCCTGAAGGCTTACCTAG GGTTTCAAAGGCCAAGGTGAATGAGTATTCAGAGAAGATCGAAGTGATTGCTTCCAAATTAACAGCCCCATTG GCTGCGCAGTCTGATATGCAAGTATCTGAGGAGCCCTTTGCAAAGACAAGCACACATGAGAGCCCTTCTAGAACAGGAGTAGAAAATCATCTTCTCCCTACTCCTGGACTAAGAAAAAGATCTGTGTATGTGAATCCGTG GCCTGGATCTAATTCTGAAGATAGAGTTCATGACAATGCTGAGGATCATTCATCAGTGCCTGTCAAACTGGATGCTGCCGCACAAGCACATATAAAAAAGCACGG AAAGCTTCAAGAGGACTTAACTGATGAAATGGTTGGACTGGCACAACAACTCAAGGAGAGTAGTCTAATGATAAGCCGGTCGGTGGAAAACACTGAAAAA ATACTTGATTCTACAGAGAAGGCTGTTGAGCATAGCTTGGCAAGCACTGGTCGTGCTAATGCACGGGCAATGGAGATATACTCTCTGACTTCTAAGACTACATGCTTCACATGGCTTCTGATCTTTGTGatgacatgcatttttattatgGTGGTACTTCTAATTCGCGTCACCTGA
- the LOC122318951 gene encoding uncharacterized protein LOC122318951 isoform X2: MHRGALSLSGIDSEFAPRPLFSLSISNSESLSESIQILLILCSSYQIVMDVWSLHCLDFVMGISKTEVNLRRLLAAAPHQQNLAKLVHYVATLREQLEQVAEETTPEGLPRVSKAKVNEYSEKIEVIASKLTAPLSDMQVSEEPFAKTSTHESPSRTGVENHLLPTPGLRKRSVYVNPWPGSNSEDRVHDNAEDHSSVPVKLDAAAQAHIKKHGKLQEDLTDEMVGLAQQLKESSLMISRSVENTEKILDSTEKAVEHSLASTGRANARAMEIYSLTSKTTCFTWLLIFVMTCIFIMVVLLIRVT; the protein is encoded by the exons ATGCATCGTGGCGCTCTTTCTCTCAGTGGAATTGACAGCGAATTTGCACCGAGACCATTGTTTTCGCTCTCTATAtcgaattctgaatctttgtcag AGAGTATTCAGATTCTTTTGATATTATGCTCTAGTTATCAGATCGTAATGGACGTATGGTCGCTACATTGCTTG GATTTTGTGATGGGAATCAGTAAAACAGAAGTGAACTTGAGGAGGTTGCTTGCAGCTGCACCTCATCAACAAAACCTGGCAAAACTTGTACAT TATGTTGCAACATTACGAGAACAATTGGAACAAGTAGCTGAAGAGACTACTCCTGAAGGCTTACCTAG GGTTTCAAAGGCCAAGGTGAATGAGTATTCAGAGAAGATCGAAGTGATTGCTTCCAAATTAACAGCCCCATTG TCTGATATGCAAGTATCTGAGGAGCCCTTTGCAAAGACAAGCACACATGAGAGCCCTTCTAGAACAGGAGTAGAAAATCATCTTCTCCCTACTCCTGGACTAAGAAAAAGATCTGTGTATGTGAATCCGTG GCCTGGATCTAATTCTGAAGATAGAGTTCATGACAATGCTGAGGATCATTCATCAGTGCCTGTCAAACTGGATGCTGCCGCACAAGCACATATAAAAAAGCACGG AAAGCTTCAAGAGGACTTAACTGATGAAATGGTTGGACTGGCACAACAACTCAAGGAGAGTAGTCTAATGATAAGCCGGTCGGTGGAAAACACTGAAAAA ATACTTGATTCTACAGAGAAGGCTGTTGAGCATAGCTTGGCAAGCACTGGTCGTGCTAATGCACGGGCAATGGAGATATACTCTCTGACTTCTAAGACTACATGCTTCACATGGCTTCTGATCTTTGTGatgacatgcatttttattatgGTGGTACTTCTAATTCGCGTCACCTGA
- the LOC122318951 gene encoding uncharacterized protein LOC122318951 isoform X5, which produces MDVWSLHCLDFVMGISKTEVNLRRLLAAAPHQQNLAKLVHYVATLREQLEQVAEETTPEGLPRVSKAKVNEYSEKIEVIASKLTAPLAAQSDMQVSEEPFAKTSTHESPSRTGVENHLLPTPGLRKRSVYVNPWPGSNSEDRVHDNAEDHSSVPVKLDAAAQAHIKKHGKLQEDLTDEMVGLAQQLKESSLMISRSVENTEKILDSTEKAVEHSLASTGRANARAMEIYSLTSKTTCFTWLLIFVMTCIFIMVVLLIRVT; this is translated from the exons ATGGACGTATGGTCGCTACATTGCTTG GATTTTGTGATGGGAATCAGTAAAACAGAAGTGAACTTGAGGAGGTTGCTTGCAGCTGCACCTCATCAACAAAACCTGGCAAAACTTGTACAT TATGTTGCAACATTACGAGAACAATTGGAACAAGTAGCTGAAGAGACTACTCCTGAAGGCTTACCTAG GGTTTCAAAGGCCAAGGTGAATGAGTATTCAGAGAAGATCGAAGTGATTGCTTCCAAATTAACAGCCCCATTG GCTGCGCAGTCTGATATGCAAGTATCTGAGGAGCCCTTTGCAAAGACAAGCACACATGAGAGCCCTTCTAGAACAGGAGTAGAAAATCATCTTCTCCCTACTCCTGGACTAAGAAAAAGATCTGTGTATGTGAATCCGTG GCCTGGATCTAATTCTGAAGATAGAGTTCATGACAATGCTGAGGATCATTCATCAGTGCCTGTCAAACTGGATGCTGCCGCACAAGCACATATAAAAAAGCACGG AAAGCTTCAAGAGGACTTAACTGATGAAATGGTTGGACTGGCACAACAACTCAAGGAGAGTAGTCTAATGATAAGCCGGTCGGTGGAAAACACTGAAAAA ATACTTGATTCTACAGAGAAGGCTGTTGAGCATAGCTTGGCAAGCACTGGTCGTGCTAATGCACGGGCAATGGAGATATACTCTCTGACTTCTAAGACTACATGCTTCACATGGCTTCTGATCTTTGTGatgacatgcatttttattatgGTGGTACTTCTAATTCGCGTCACCTGA
- the LOC122318951 gene encoding uncharacterized protein LOC122318951 isoform X6, with protein sequence MGISKTEVNLRRLLAAAPHQQNLAKLVHYVATLREQLEQVAEETTPEGLPRVSKAKVNEYSEKIEVIASKLTAPLAAQSDMQVSEEPFAKTSTHESPSRTGVENHLLPTPGLRKRSVYVNPWPGSNSEDRVHDNAEDHSSVPVKLDAAAQAHIKKHGKLQEDLTDEMVGLAQQLKESSLMISRSVENTEKILDSTEKAVEHSLASTGRANARAMEIYSLTSKTTCFTWLLIFVMTCIFIMVVLLIRVT encoded by the exons ATGGGAATCAGTAAAACAGAAGTGAACTTGAGGAGGTTGCTTGCAGCTGCACCTCATCAACAAAACCTGGCAAAACTTGTACAT TATGTTGCAACATTACGAGAACAATTGGAACAAGTAGCTGAAGAGACTACTCCTGAAGGCTTACCTAG GGTTTCAAAGGCCAAGGTGAATGAGTATTCAGAGAAGATCGAAGTGATTGCTTCCAAATTAACAGCCCCATTG GCTGCGCAGTCTGATATGCAAGTATCTGAGGAGCCCTTTGCAAAGACAAGCACACATGAGAGCCCTTCTAGAACAGGAGTAGAAAATCATCTTCTCCCTACTCCTGGACTAAGAAAAAGATCTGTGTATGTGAATCCGTG GCCTGGATCTAATTCTGAAGATAGAGTTCATGACAATGCTGAGGATCATTCATCAGTGCCTGTCAAACTGGATGCTGCCGCACAAGCACATATAAAAAAGCACGG AAAGCTTCAAGAGGACTTAACTGATGAAATGGTTGGACTGGCACAACAACTCAAGGAGAGTAGTCTAATGATAAGCCGGTCGGTGGAAAACACTGAAAAA ATACTTGATTCTACAGAGAAGGCTGTTGAGCATAGCTTGGCAAGCACTGGTCGTGCTAATGCACGGGCAATGGAGATATACTCTCTGACTTCTAAGACTACATGCTTCACATGGCTTCTGATCTTTGTGatgacatgcatttttattatgGTGGTACTTCTAATTCGCGTCACCTGA